A window of Castanea sativa cultivar Marrone di Chiusa Pesio chromosome 1, ASM4071231v1 contains these coding sequences:
- the LOC142627047 gene encoding uncharacterized protein LOC142627047: protein MVTLRIGGYDVKRGLVDQGSGAEIMYPDLYKGLKLKLEDLVSYESPLVGFDAKVVVSMGQIRLPVQVGSEVVEVDFIIVDAYSPYTAIVVRPWLHAMGAVSSTLHLNVKYPSGDKVKEVVRSQSMAPNWMESSASAGEGL from the coding sequence ATGGTCACTCTTAGAATAGGGggctatgatgtgaagagggggTTGGTGGATCAGGGCAGTGGAGCAGaaatcatgtaccctgatttgtacaaggggctaaagttgaaaCTTGAGGATTTGGTAAGTTATGAGTCACCTTTGGTAGGCTTTGATGCAAAAGTTGTTGTCTCAATGGGTCAGATTAGGCTACCGGTCCAGGTAGGTTCAGAGGTGGTCGAAGTGGACTTCATTATTGTGGATGCTTACTCCCCCTATACAGCCATTGTGGTGAGACCctggcttcatgccatgggggcCGTTTCTTCCACTCTGCATCTCAATGTGAAATACCCATCAGGGGACAAGGTGAAGGAAGTGGTTAGAAGCCAATCTATGGCACCAAATTGGATGGAGTCCTCGGCCTCTGCTGGAGAGGGCTTATAG